The genomic interval AGAAGAGAACCGGTCTCGGGCGCCGTGAGGGTGCGGGCCGGGGCAGGGCTGCCTTGGGCGGGCTCGGCAGCCTCTGGCGCACCGCATGCGCGCCTTGCCAAGCGCTTTGCGTCCGCTTTCCTCGCGAGGTCTCAACACATtccccattttacaagtgagcAAACTGAGGTTCAGACAAGTCAGTCAACGTAAACCGACTAAGCTGAGTTCGGACCCCCAGGGGTCACACTCCAGAGGCAAATTCTAGCTCCTGGCCGCTCCCGGATTCCTCGAGTCCCTactcctgccctcccctccccccaccccggtcCCTGCCCCAGGCCTCTGAGCGGACTCCAGGGGCTCTCACGCCGAAGGCCTGGGCTGCTGCACTTCCAAACTGTGCTGTCCCCTTCCAGGCCACCCTGCACGGCGCCTTGGCTTCGCGCTTAAGCACGCTAGCAGCTTTGCCTCCCTTCCCAACTCCCTCCAAACTACCTAGTTGTTTGGTAGTTTGGCAACTAAGTTGGCAACTCTTCGCGCCCCATCTAGGCCCTGGCACCGGCCCGGTCCTTCCTCGGGTGGGCCTGGCCCCGTCAGCCGGGTCCCAGGTCCCTCCAGCTCGCACACGCCTAAGAGGGGGAAGCCAGGCTCCCCGGGCCTGAACCTGGGCTTCCTTTAAAGGGTGCACAGCACCTCTCGCCGGAGACTCTTCGAGCTACAGGCGCGACCTCGGCGTGCGTTCGGCTTTCTGAAGAACTGGGTTTTCACCAAACTATTTTGACCgctggaaaaagccagagaggtTAAAGATAGACACGAATAGGTTAAAAACGCCCTAATTTAAGTTGCTTAAAATCCGctgaaaagaacaaaaccaaCAAACCCACCAACAAAACCCAAACTTGTTGAGCCAGGTTCTAAGTCAGGTCCAAGAAACTTTCCAATCAGCTAGAGAGAATCGACGCGGGCTCCAAGTCCCGCAGTCCAGGGACGATGAATATGCCCGGGTGACACGGGAAGGTCCCAGAGACACAGCACACCACCCTTGGGACGGCCAGGAAGGTGCAAGGCCTTTGGGACCGCGCCCCCCACCCCGGGAGAGAGAGGCTCTTAGGGGTTCTAGAAAGGGGAGGTTTTGTTGTGGGGTCAAGTCCTTCCCCTCAGCGCGGAGGTAATCTTTCGTCCACATTTGCCTGACTCGTCAGAGAAGAGGATTTGAAATcggttcttttttcctctctcagtcCCCGCGACGGCAGCCTGGGAAAGTAACTGGCCCCccgtcccaggggtcccaggcccAAGCCCAGGACTGGCGGCGGCCAGACCCGGGCTGGCACGGTCGCCTAGGGTCAGAGAGCCTCAGCCCCTTCCCCTCGCCTCCCTCCCGGCCAGGTGTGGTTCCCGAGCAGGTGAGCTCCGAGGGAGCCCCGAATCCTGCGGCTTCAAGCTCCCTTCTAATTAGAAGACAGCGGTGAAATCATTTGGGTGATTTTATCTGTCATGGGAAAGCAAACCCCAGCCCAAACCTCGGTGGCCCAGCCCAGAACCACCGACGCCCCCGTTGTCCTTCTAAAAAGTTttagcgggggggggggggggaagagcCAGGAAGCCATtgaggagtgggggaggggcgggaacCCGTCAAAGTGAGAGGCCAGGGTGCACTTAAAATAGAAGCGTCAGTATCTCAGTGCGCaaatgcgtgtgtgcatgtgtgtgtgcgcgcgcgtgtttGACTGTCTGCAGTGGGAGGAGATTAAACCTGAAAGCCAGAAATGAAACAGAACCGTGAACGTCTTCACCTACTGAGAAACACTTTGATCTGAGATCCGACGCTGAAGCCGCCCTGGGGGTTGCGGACCCGCATCCGCCGGGTTGAACCTCGCGGGCCGGTGGGGAGGCCGGAACCGGGATCAGGCCGCACCGCGTGCCTCCAGGTGCGGGGCACCTCAGCGGCGGGCCCAGGCCCCGGGTCTTGCCcttccccgcccaccccccacccggGGTGGAGAGTCTTCcagctccccccccacccccccgccacaaAGTTCCCAAGGGGAAGAGAGCCCGGGGGGCGAGCGTGCAGATGCCCCCATTGCTTGAGTGGGAAAACACACCGAGTCACTCTCGCGTCGCTCCCAGCACGCTCCAGCAGGCAGTTTGCCTCGGTTCTCCGGCCAGGGACTGACCGGGAAAGCGGGTTGGGGCTGTTGGGAAAAGCTGGAGCTGATGGCTAGATTGCTGCGGCTATAAATCCATCACTTCCCAGGTCAGCTCTGCGAGGCGCTGGGACTAAAGGGCTGGCGGAGCGAATTCCTGGGCTAGCGCGCATGCGTCGGCAGGTAGCAACCCAGCTCTTTATGACCAGGTGAGATGTTGGTGAGCAGGTAAAAAAAGGAGGATTTGCCTAAGCGATTCCAGGGAGCGGGCCCAGCCGAGCCCTACAGCCCATGCCCGGCGGGGACCCGTCGCCAGGAGCGCCGAGCCGCGATGTCCATACTTGCCAAAATGGGGGACTGGCAGGTACGGGGGTTTGCCTTGGCTGGGGCTGAGGTGGGCGGGGGTGGAGCGGGGGAGGGGGCCGGGCGGGGGGAGGCGGAGAGCAGGAGCCGTGGCCCAGGGCGGCGGAGTCGCAGGGGAGGCGCGCGGGGCAGCGCCCAGGAGTGTTCCCCGGAGAGAACGCGGGCAGGAGAAAACGGGCACAGGCGGCGGCCGCGGCGTTGGGGGCCACGCGCGCCACCGGCCGGCCAGGCGCGGGGCAAAGTCCGGCGCACGCTCCACAGGTGGCCCCGGGGGTCACTTGCGGTTTGAGCTACGGCCaccggcccccccacccccgccccgccaccaCCCCCCAAGTAGaaactgggctggatgactcattCGGGCGGGAGcagggcgcggggcgggggtgcgCTGCGCCGGGAGGAAGGTTCCCGGCTCGCTACGCCTCCGGTCTCGCCCTGGACCCCAAGGCTGCGCGTGAGCCGGGGCTCCAGTGCACCTGTCTCTCTTCCCGGCTCCACATTTGGGGGAACCAACAGGGCGGGAAGACTAGAGAGGGGGTCGGCTGGATGGGTCGCGCCGGCGAGCGTGTTCTTTCGGGGAATGCCTTAAAGAGTTTGCGCCAAGTTGAGCTGCTCACTCCGGCTAGTTCCCgaagctagtttttttttttcacctcttgGGCTCCGGGTGGGGGTGACTGGCGGGGGGAAGTAAGTGGCTAGGGATGCGGCAGAAGGCCTAGATTTGGTCAAAACCAACGCCTCCCGACGTTGGCCCGACTAGGCCGCAGGCACCACGAGGCCAAGTAGACTCCAGATACTTCGCTCTTTGAGCCCGGGGCCCGACCTCGGCCAAGGGAGCCTTAGGTTCAGCGTCCTCCTCCTACCTTCCAGACATTTCCCTACGAAACCAGGGAGTCTCTGGCCAGGCTAGTGAGGAGGGCAGCCTCTCTCCTGTCGCCGATTTCTTAATGGGAACCGCGGGGCCCTCTTTTCGCCCTAGCCAAGGGAAGGCCTCTTGGGGCGAGATTCTGAGTGCGGAAAAGCCTGCGGGCCCGTTGGAATGGAAGGCCCCGAACTTCCTAAAAAAAAGCTCAGGCCCTGCTCCTTCCGGAGCGAGTTCTTTCGCTTGTTTCAGGTTCTGTCCACGAGAAGCAAAGTTCAGAGAAGTCCCATCACCTCGCTCTCTGGAGTCGGGAAAAGGAAGTCAACACgatgtctttccttctttccttgtaCTTATTATTTTATCAGCTAGGAGGTCTTTGAAGCCTCTCCTTCCCAGTTAAACCTAAACAAGGGCAACTTCATCTCCAGAGTTAGACTTTGTGGTTTAAGGGTGCAAATCCCACTCCGAACTCAGATGTCCGGcacccactctctccctctcttgccCTGTGGTTCTCAGAGACcttcttcattctcttctctgAAGGGTGAAGACTGGGGGGCTCTTTGAAAGCCGAGGTCTTTCGGTTTTCTCCTCAAGCCGGGTGAACTTTGCGCAGAAATCCTCGGGGTGAGAAAAGGCCAGGAGTGCAGGCCTGGCCAGGGGCTGGGCCTCCAGTGAGCCCCCGCTGAGGTTTGGAAGCAGCAAGATTCCAGCCTGAAGGAGACAGGAGTGAACCGTGGTCCTGCCTCCCGGCGGGCTCAGTTTAACAAGCAGTGGGAAGCTGGGATCTCTGGTCGGGCAGGCGGATTTTGGGTCTGTAGGGGCCTGGGGCCCACTTGGTggtgaccaccaccaccaccaccggcGAAAATGGCAGCATCCTGGGTGTCTCTTGGTCTCTCTCAGTTGTCTCTGTCCCTTACACAGATAACTCACTCTTTTCCCAACGCCCTTTACACGCCCCCAGGCCAGGCCTGGACACCCCCCGACCCCTGCCGCCAGGCCTGGCGCTGCCGTCCTGGGGTCCCAGGCAGGCCGGAGCATTGACATGCAATGAAGAGGCTTGTGGTGGAAATGACGCTCACACCAGTGCGGCCTCGCTGGCTCCGGGGGCGCCGGGACGCTCGCCGGGGCCTTTCTAAAGCGCGCGGCGCCGCGGAGCCCTCGGGCCCCAATCTGCACCTCAAAGGCGCCCTCGGCGGGAAAACAACAACAGTTTAGCAGCCCCGGCGGGTGCGGAGCCAGAAACCCGCGGGGCTCCGGTCAGCGAAGGGGGAAGGTGGATAAGACGGAGGCCTTTACATGCCTTCCCCAGCCCACAAGTAGAAAGAAAGCGAAACTTAAAGAGCTCCCCAAGCGCACTGGGGGCGCTGGCGGCGTGAGGGTGTACACTGCCCTGCTCCCAGCCCAGAGCGTGGCCTACGGATCGCTCTTCCGGGCTGCGGCGGCTGTTGGGAGAGTGTCGGTGCTCCAGGCGGCCCCCCTCCCGACGTCCAGCCGCTGCTGCTGGGCGGCGGCCCTGGGGGCAGCCCGCAGGGTGAGTGGCGCTAGGCTGGAAGTTGACCGTTTTTGAGGGCGGAGTACCGTGCCGAATCTCGAGCTGGGTTCAGCCGAGAGGCTGTGCTGGTGTGCAGATGGGAAAAGGGAGTGCAAGGGAGGGCCTGGCACCTCGGGAGGCgtcccctctccccccacccccggctctgAACCCCCTTCTAGCTCTGGTCGCCTTCCTAACTTTAAAGTTTTGGTGGTGCTGTCGTTGGGAGGACGGTGGTGGTTGTGGCCTACTCTGCCAGGCTTGGGGAATTGGCGGCGGTCTTTTTGGAGGGAGACTTGCCCTTGGGCAgcttggggaggaggggagtcCCCCTCCTCTCGCTTTCCTTCCACCTGTTAAGCAACGCTCCTGTTTGCCACAGCCTCTTaccctccctcccccgcccctgcgAGGACGCTCTGAGAAAACTGGGAGGCCTGGAGTTTTGCAAGAAACAGGCCTAGACGGAATCAGAGGTCGTTACTAGAGCAACTCAGAGGCGAAACCTACTGTTGCTGGGGGTggctgggggtggcggggggtggggagtgctTTGCAGGATtgcagagggagaaagaaggtTTTTTACGGAGGACAAACGAGGACGCTCACCAGGGGAAATTGACCCCTCTGTATTTCTAAGGATTACATCACATCTTTTTGGGTcgttctttctttaaatttttgtgtttcacactagggaaaaaaaaaaacacgaagcCCGAGTGGGGCACGCTGGCCCCTGCGTGGAGCCAGGGAGCCTAGACTGGCGGACCCGGACTAGGGGGTGGCTCCCCGGCCTCCGGGTTCCTCGCCAGCCGGGCACTGCGCCGCGAGGGCGCCCGCGTTAGTAACAGCACCAAATCATGAAGGAACTCTCCCTGCTTTAATTAAAAAGAGGAATCTTGGGAAAACTGGAGCAGATTAGCACAGCAAAGAGTTGGTTCCCAGCGATTTATTTTGATGCATGCATGACACGGCGCACACATGTCGGTATTTCGGCTCAACTCCAGAAGCATGCGTGAGCCTCCGTAGGAGTTTCCATATTCCTGTCCACATcgcacctaggaagcccttagcCCAAATACCACGTTGAATTATCCGTCGGCCCAAGCTTCGTACAAATGCGAGGAAAAGTATTTAACCCCTGAAGCTGTCAAGCAACCTCTTCAGGgtacactttttattttacacGCGGCAATTAAAGGATGGCAAATACCCCAGCCGAGCGACTGAAGCCGTTTGGCAAAAATCTCCAACCTGgggatggggggatggggggatggggggggggcggtgaagCGCGAAGCCAATAAAACTCCCGGGGCCCTGCGGCCGGAGGTGGCGGCTGCCCGCAGCGGAGGCAATCTCTGGCTGGGCAGAAAATCCTGGAGTGATGACGCCGGTCTTGGGTTGATGGTTAGATTTAATTGAGAAAAGGGATAATAATTTCTGCTAAAATTGGACAGGGCCCGAAAGGACGGAACCACTGGTACAGGCAGGGATGGGGAAGAGGTGCTGGGAGAGCTGGGCCCCGGGAGCGGCCACTCGGACCGTGCGCAGGGCCGGGacgaggagaggagagagacgaCGACTCGGGCGACACGGGGCCGGAGGCGCCGGCTCAGCGGCGCGCTGCGGGGCTCAAGGGAGACTCCGTGGGCTCCCGGGCGGGCGTGCGCTCTAGGAGCGAGTTCGCGCCTCGCAGAGGCCTTTATACCTGGGTCAGAGCGGCCGGCGGCAGATTGTGGTGCTGGCGAGCAATTGGACTATTGTTGATATGCTAATGAGGCGATTAGGCTGTTGGTAAAGAGcaggaaaagggaaaagtttCTACCATTAGAGGGAGATCTCCGAGCGCACACGGGAGCTCCTTCCCTCCTcgcctcctcctcaccctcctcctcctcctcaccctcctcctcttcgccctccccctcctcctgcgCTCGCCGCCCGCAGCCGGCACTTTGCGCTTACCCAGAGAGTAGCTCCACTTGGGTGCGAGGCGGAGAGGGGCCAAACCCATTCACGCCGATCCATGAAAATGCTTTGGAAACTGACGGACAACATCAAGTACGAGGACTGCGAGGTAAGCCCGGCGCGGGCGCAGTCTCTCCCGCGGCTGTAGGCTCGGAGCTCCGCTTCCCTCCTCTCCTCGCCACCAGCTGCGAGAGGCGGGTGGGACAAACTTTGCCCAGCGCAGCGCCCGCCTCTCCGATTCGCCCGAAGAGCGCAGGGGAGAAGCTGGCGAGGAAGGTTGAGGACGTTCCcttctttcattctcctccttcgcGGCCTCCTGTCCCACTCCCCCTCTACCGCGATTTTCTCCAGACCAGTTTTGAGTGTGGCTAAGGGTAGACGAGCGTGGGTTTTTTAAGTCATTGCTGGCAACTGGGCAGGCGTCTCTGAACTCTGCTTGTCTCTCCAACGAGCTTCTGAGGGCCCAGGTcaccagaaagagaaagggaaaacctCTTTCCCTCTTTAAGTCTTTGTCTCTGAtctttaacattttcatttgttcattccttccttcctttctaccAGTCCTCCACCCAACCCGCTTTAAAAAGGCCCCCTCCCTTTTGGAGAAGGGGCCTGCAGCCTGCGGTCTCAGCGGGAGCGCACCTCCCTGTGAGCCGGTTCAGTTTGGGAGCACTCCTCCACCGAACGGCTGCGGGGCTTCCTCCAGTACCCTGCGTTATTCGAGAAGTTCTAGGCAGCTTCTCGGTCTGTGCTACTGGGTCGGCGCATCCCTGGGGTGGAGGCGGGAGCCTGCTGGCCGCCGCGCCCTCAGCTGCGTGACCGTGGGAATCCCGGCGGGGCTACCCACAGCCTCCGGTGCGCGGAGCCCGCCCGGCCGATAGAGCGCGCCGCCTTGGAGCCCGTTTCAAAACCCACAGTCCCGGGAGCTCGGCTTCGTGGGGCAGCCGGGGAAGCCCCGGGACCCACGGGCCTGGCGGCTGCTGCCCCAACCCCCTTCTAGCCCCCCGCTAggaggggggctggggagggggccgcCGCCAGAGACTTAGCTATGTAAATAGTAGGTGGCAGTCCCGGCTTGGGGTCCCCCCTACCCCCCCTTCTCTTTTTGGCATTTGGAGCTGGGAATGTGGAGCGTAGAGGTCTGTGCGGGGCGCGGCGGGGGTCTTCACTTGAAATGAGAATGTGGGCTTGGGTGAACGACGTGTCCTCcgttccctcctcctctcctctccgtggactattttaattctttttcctttaccaGCCCCTCCTGTTTCGCCCTTCCTTCCCCCAGTGAATGGGGCACGGAGTGCATGCCAAGGGGACGGTTGCTTAGCTGGGGACTCGTGGCTTGGCTGGTGCGGGGCGCAGAGACTGACTCCATGTCAGACCAGTCGCTTTGTTTTCAGGGCCGGGGGGACCCTTTGCGGACCGGTCGGGGTGACAGCGGGCTCCTAAGCCTCCTCGGGCCGTGGCCCGGGGCTCGGGCATCCCCATTCTCGAAGACCGAAAGCCCCGGCGGGCGGGGTCCAAAGTGGGGCGAGGCGCCCGGGGAACCCAGGTGGGAAGCGAACTTGCACCCCCAGAGTGGGGACCCTGTTGGGGCGCGtcgtgtgcatgtgcgtgtgagTGAGAGTCAAGGgaagggcggggggggggggtggtggggaagaCGAGAAgcgagaggagaaagaggaggagaaaacagtGAAGGCTGTTTCAACAACTTCGCGGTGGCGAGCGCCGGAGCAGGGATTTCGGGTTTCCGAGCCGGCTCGGGACTGTCTAATTATGCCGGGCTCTGCAGGGACATGCAGGAGGCGAGGTGCCGCTTGTTCTGACACCCCGGCGGGCAGACTGGCAGCGGCAGCCAGGGGAGAGCGAGCCGTGTCATCCGGGGGTGCGTCGGGCGGGAGTGGCCCAGCCAGTCGGACGGGTTTGCGCCGGGAGCGGGGAGTCCGTGCCAGCGGCGCCTGGGCTGGGCTGCCTCGCGTCTCTGCGCTCCCCGGGCCGCGGCCcggtgcccccccccccccgcccctccttCGCGAGCCCCGGCCCCGGAGAGCCGAGGGCGGGGCGGCCGGCGGCGCAGAGCGGCCGGTCCCCGGAGGCCGCGGGAAGCAAGAGAGCGGCGGCCCAGGCGAGAGCCGGTCCCGGGCGGGGCGCCGGGCCATGGAGAAGCCGCGCGGCGGCGGGCGGCCGGACCCCGCGCCCCAGGCCCTGCAGCGGAGCGGAGGAGCCCGCGGCCGGAGAGGCCCGGCCCGCCGCAGCTCGGGGGCGGAGAGCCCTTCGAACGCCCGGCCGCGGTCCCCGGGAGCGGCCGGCCGCGCCGCGCGGCCCCCGCGGCATGCCGAGGTCTGCCCCAGCCTTTTAGGTCTGATTGTCCTCGCTcgcttcctctcccctccccctcccccgcggCCTCCCCCTCCGCGCGCTCCGGCgcggccccctcccctcccctccctcctccctcctccctcctccccccctcCTCCCGGgctctccctcccatctccccactcCGGGCTCCTCTCTCGCGCCCACACTTTCTTTCTCACACACGCACGCAAGACACACTCTCCCCCTCTCCGCGCGCTCGCGCTCGGTCTCCCcgtctccctctttctctttcgcTTTGGCCTACCCTGCAACCTTTTAAAATGTTGCCCCTTCCCTGTGATTCGCCAGCCGCCGCGCCGCGGCCCCCCGCGCGCTCGCCCGCTCCCTCTCTCGCTCGCTTTTTGTCTCTCGCgctgcctctccccacctccgATTTGCTACACTAAGGCTCCCGTCAATGGACTGCATTGAGAGCCGGCTCCGGCGCGAGTTGCCTCTCCGCTTCACGCTCGATTTCCAGGCATTCTTCCCTTATTAAGTATTCGTGTAATATTAATAGTCATGAATATCTGCTATTAGGAGGCTCCAGGAACGCTGCCCAGCGCGGTTATTAGAAGCTCAAGCGAAGCCGCGGCTCAGAAAAGAGGGGGAGACACGGATTAAGgaacacgcgcgcacacacacagacacagacacacacacttttctttcttttttttttttttgcttttttgccttttcgggttttttttttttttcccaattttttaaggaactttgaATCCTACCCGATCGCGGCAGGATAGAGACCGTGGGTTCGACCAACTGAAGGCGCCGCTCGAATCGGTGGTTCAAGTTCGGATGGACCAGAGCGGGGCTCCGGCGCCCGGGGGAGCGGCGGCGCGGTGACCAGAGTCCTGGGTGGCGCGGGGCGCCTTTTGTGTGGGGCGCGCTCGGGCGGCGGGGCAGCCGGGCTCTCCGCGCTTGCTTGTTGTTTTCCACCCTGACTCGTTACCCCAGACTCTTCGCAGATGTTAGTTCACAGTTTTTCAGCTATGGTGagtcccatccccacccccgacccctgcCTCCTTAGGAATCCTAGTCTGGAAACCTGGGGCTGCGGAGAGAGACCTCGGGGTCCTCGCCCGGTTTTCCTTCAGGGCGCCCGCCTTTCCTCGTTTGCATTTCCCGCCCCCCCCCTCCccgtttctctccctctcttccatcCTTCAGTCGAACGCGGTCCCCCCCTCACCCTCGCGCGACCTCTCCCGGCTCGCACACCTACCTCGCCGCTACTTCCCCAGCgtgttttctctctgctttcatcTGTATTTCCTCGCCTCTTCACTTGTTCCCGAGACGTGCTCAACATCTGATGCTTAATCCGGATGTAGGAAAAACGCTGCCCGGCGTGCCCCTTCTTCCCCCCCGCCCGGGGCCCAGGGCTGAACCTCCGAGGGTTCGCGTTCCCTGGAATCAACTCCGTTCGCTTGTTTTGCAAACGAATTGCAATAGAGGAACAGAAGTCAGGCGTTTCTTCTGCCCTTTGGGGCTGGGGTGGAAGGGGCGGGGGCCTCCGCCCCGGGGCGCACCTCTCTTTTAAACCCAATATAAGGCTGAATCTTTGCATTTTAAACCTTTACTTGACGTCTCCCTCTTCCCCGTCGCTCTCATAAATCGACTCTGTCCAGAAAAAGGCTCCTAAGTGAGGAAGCGGAAAAGACAGCCCCCAATCCCGCAGTTAAAAACCTTCTTTGAGCTGGTAATTTAAACGTGGGCTTTCCTTACAGCCCCTCTACGAAATATGTTTCTATTTAAATAGTCATGAAATGGTAATAGTCTTTGAATGGGCATGATTTTTACCCCCTCCAAATAAATGGAACAGGGTAAACAATAACACCGTGGCGGGCAGGTTCaaacccagggacagagaaaaggCCGCTTCTAGCTGTTTAATATTTACTAggaattttaattttgcttaagGGAGGTTTCCCTCTGCTGCTGAGCGGGCTGTAGTCCGGGttctgccttttttccccctttgcaaGAAACACCTAAGGAGAGTCTCTAATGCCCCCTCGACTGGCATCGGCGAAAATTCCCTGCGATTGGGGAAGGAAGGGCCCGTTTCGCTTTTGGAGAATTTTCTGCCAAAGCCGCGCGGAGGGCTGGTTCCTCGCGGCGGCCTGCGGACCGGGCCGGGCGGTTTCGCACGCAGCCTGGCGGAGTGGCCCGACGCCTGATGCCGTCTTCTCTCCCCTTGGCCTCGCTCTCTTGCAGGACCGTCACGACGGCGCCAGCAACGGGACGGCACGGTTGCCCCAGCTGGGCACTGTAGGTCAATCTCCCTACACGAGCGCCCCGCCGCTGTCCCATACCCCCAATGCCGACTTCCAGCCCCCCTACTTCCCCCCGCCCTACCAGCCTATCTACCCCCAGTCGCAAGATCCTTACTCCCACGTCAACGACCCCTACAGCCTGAACCCCCTGCACGCCCAGCCGCAGCCGCAGCACCCGGGCTGGCCCGgtcagaggcagagccaggagtCTGGGCTCCTGCATACGCACCGGGGGCTGCCCCACCAGCTGTCGGGCCTGGATCCTCGCAGGGACTACCGGCGGCACGAGGACCTCCTGCACGGCCCCCACGGGCTTGGCTCCGGACTCGGAGACCTCCCGATCCACTCCTTACCTCACGCCATCGAGGACGTGCCGGTAAGAGGCCGCGCGcgcgcgggggcggcgggggagcAAACGCGGTCCCCGCTCTCTCACGCCCAGGAAAGGGTCCCCCCCTGGAACGTCCAGCCCCGGGGACTGGGCTTTCCTCCTCTCCGCTGTTTACTTTCTCCAAATCTCCTTTTGTTTTATCGGGTGGACCCTTTAAGCACCCACCTAGACAACCACATGCCAAAGATTCAAAAGTAGTTGAGAGTTCGGCCGGGAGAACAATGGTTCGCAGAGCTCCTTCAAACAATGCCTGCGTTACCATTTATAAATCAGACGAGTGTCACCGTGGACGCTACCTTCCCCTCTCGGCGACAGTAAACTGTTTCGATTATGAGAGGATCTGATTCCACCGCTATGTCTGACGTGGGGGTTTCTCCTCCCAGTCCTGAAAGACGTGTTAGAGTGGATCAAAAGAGCTCATTTAAATGCCCTATCGATTTAAAAGAAAGTGTAAAAGACACACGGATAAAATTATTTTGACCGGATTTTATGAGTGCTAGGGGGTCTTTGAAAGTTACGTGTATACCCTACCCTGATTAAAGAATACTAAGTGGCAAATCCGAACAGGAGGACATTAAATGCagccttttttctcttcctagGGGTGCTAAGTGCTGACCTCATAAATCATTAGCTGGGTTCCCAACGCCCATCAGGACCTGCTACACCCCCATATTACTTTAATGTTTTGAGACTATTGGGCAATGCAGTCTTTGAGCTCTAATTCAGTTATCAATAAATGCAGTTTTCGATGATTTCTAAATAAGCATGGTATTAGCACATTTACTCTTTGGCAATGCAAACCAGGCTATTgataatttgaaaatactttctgaaattaaatttaaaccGGCATCTCTGCTTCAATTCTACATATTTATGGTTTCCTCACAACCTTCCTGAAATGGAATTAGAACAAGCCAATAATTTTATTAAAGCTGTAAAGGCTCTGTTAATGCTGCTTTTCTTTGGAGAGGAAATGTATCTGGATGTGATTTTTGCTAAAATGCTATTTCAAATTACTGCATCAAATATTGCAGCAATATGTCCGTTGACAGTTTAATGATTACTGCATTAGATTGCAAAGAAAATGGTCAGATGAACTTACCTGCTTGCttggtgaatttaaaacattatttaagtTACATAGGGAAATAGAAAATTTATTACATTTCTCATTTGGCCTAGTTAATCACTGAAATTTGTTGGTTATGTTTAGCAGCCTAGCATGGAAAGCAGGAAAGTAGGCATTTGATCCAGGGTGGGGTTGAGTAAGCCTTGTGTgcctgcatatgtgtgtgttgtcATACATGTTTTTAGAAACATATTACACAGTGCATTTCTTGGAAAGTAAAATGAGAGGAGGAATAGTTGGGAGAAGGgcgattaaaaaacaaacttggaaGTTGTGACCATTTGAGTTCCCCTTTCCGGAGAGTCTCTGAGTCCTGATCCTAGTCTGCGCCTTGGAAATATTTGAATTGCAAAATAACGTTGCAAGCTTTTTAAACTTACCACGAATTAGAATTGCTCTACTTTGCAAAAAATTCCAAAGTGGCTGGTGTGAATTCTTAACACCTGTATAGTCAC from Bos indicus isolate NIAB-ARS_2022 breed Sahiwal x Tharparkar chromosome 23, NIAB-ARS_B.indTharparkar_mat_pri_1.0, whole genome shotgun sequence carries:
- the TFAP2A gene encoding transcription factor AP-2-alpha isoform X1, translating into MPGSAGTCRRRGAACSDTPAGRLAAAARGERAVSSGGASGGSGPASRTGLRRERGVRASGAWAGLPRVSALPGPRPGAPPPPPLLREPRPRRAEGGAAGGAERPVPGGRGKQESGGPGESRSRAGRRAMEKPRGGGRPDPAPQALQRSGGARGRRGPARRSSGAESPSNARPRSPGAAGRAARPPRHAEDRHDGASNGTARLPQLGTVGQSPYTSAPPLSHTPNADFQPPYFPPPYQPIYPQSQDPYSHVNDPYSLNPLHAQPQPQHPGWPGQRQSQESGLLHTHRGLPHQLSGLDPRRDYRRHEDLLHGPHGLGSGLGDLPIHSLPHAIEDVPHVEDPGINIPDQTVIKKGPVSLSKSNSNAVSAIPINKDNLFGGVVNPNEVFCSVPGRLSLLSSTSKYKVTVAEVQRRLSPPECLNASLLGGVLRRAKSKNGGRSLREKLDKIGLNLPAGRRKAANVTLLTSLVEGEAVHLARDFGYVCETEFPAKAVAEFLNRQHSDPNEQVTRKNMLLATKQICKEFTDLLAQDRSPLGNSRPNPILEPGIQSCLTHFNLISHGFGSPAVCAAVTALQNYLTEALKAMDKMYLSNNPNSHTDNNAKSSDKEEKHRK